A portion of the Anoxybacillus gonensis genome contains these proteins:
- the citZ gene encoding citrate synthase: MTVTRGLEGVVATTSTISSIIDDTLTYVGYNIDDLAEHATFEEVVYLLWHRKLPNKEELEALTKQLAENADIPQQIIDHFKMYPLDKVHPMAALRTAISFLGLYDEEAEAMNPEANYRKAIRLQAKVSTIVAAFSRIRKGLEPVPPRKDLSFAANFLYMLTGKEPDPIAEEAFNKALVLHADHELNASTFTARVCVATLSDVYSGITAAIGALKGPLHGGANEAVMKMLTEIGTLQNVETYIHNKLNNKEKIMGFGHRVYRHGDPRAKHLKKMSEKLTKLTGEPHWYDMSVKIEEIVTSTKGLPPNVDFYSASVYHSLGIDHDLFTPIFAISRMSGWLAHILEQYENNRLIRPRAEYTGPMRQVYVPLEERA, from the coding sequence ATGACAGTAACTCGCGGTCTCGAAGGGGTTGTAGCGACCACTTCCACAATTAGTTCGATCATCGATGATACGCTCACGTATGTTGGGTATAATATCGATGATTTAGCAGAACATGCTACATTTGAAGAGGTTGTTTATTTGCTTTGGCACCGCAAATTGCCAAACAAAGAAGAGTTAGAAGCGTTAACGAAACAGTTGGCAGAAAATGCCGATATTCCGCAACAAATCATTGATCATTTTAAAATGTATCCGCTTGACAAAGTTCATCCAATGGCGGCGCTTCGCACAGCGATTTCGTTCCTTGGATTGTACGATGAAGAAGCGGAAGCGATGAATCCGGAAGCGAACTATCGCAAAGCTATTCGTTTACAGGCGAAAGTATCGACGATTGTTGCTGCGTTTTCGCGTATTCGCAAAGGATTAGAGCCTGTGCCACCGCGCAAAGATTTAAGTTTTGCGGCAAACTTTTTATATATGTTAACAGGTAAAGAGCCGGATCCAATCGCTGAAGAAGCGTTTAATAAGGCGCTTGTGCTTCATGCGGACCATGAATTGAACGCTTCAACATTTACAGCGCGCGTCTGTGTTGCGACTTTATCAGATGTATACTCTGGCATTACTGCAGCGATTGGCGCGTTGAAAGGACCTCTTCATGGCGGAGCAAACGAAGCGGTCATGAAAATGTTGACGGAAATTGGTACGCTACAAAATGTAGAAACGTACATTCATAACAAATTAAACAACAAAGAAAAAATTATGGGCTTCGGTCATCGCGTTTATCGTCACGGAGACCCACGCGCAAAACATTTAAAGAAAATGTCTGAAAAATTGACGAAGTTAACAGGTGAACCGCATTGGTATGACATGTCGGTGAAAATTGAAGAGATTGTTACATCGACAAAAGGGTTACCACCAAATGTTGACTTCTACTCAGCTTCTGTTTACCATAGTTTAGGAATTGATCACGACTTATTTACACCAATTTTTGCAATTAGCCGTATGTCTGGATGGCTTGCACACATTTTAGAGCAGTACGAAAACAACC
- a CDS encoding DUF441 domain-containing protein — protein MQPFIFLFILLVIGMMAKNHSLIFAVLFLLVVKSIGLSAKVFPYLQQKGINLGVTIITIAVLVPIASGKIGLKELAESVRSVYAWIAMLSGIAVALLAKGGVTLLAKDPHMTTALVIGTILAVSLFKGVAVGPLIGAGIAYMLMKMVDIFS, from the coding sequence ATGCAGCCGTTTATTTTTTTATTTATTCTTCTTGTCATTGGCATGATGGCAAAAAATCATTCTCTTATTTTCGCAGTGCTTTTTTTACTCGTTGTGAAAAGCATCGGACTAAGTGCAAAAGTATTCCCTTACTTACAACAAAAAGGAATCAATCTTGGGGTGACCATCATTACGATTGCTGTATTAGTTCCGATTGCCTCTGGAAAAATAGGTTTGAAAGAGCTGGCAGAGTCTGTTCGATCGGTTTACGCGTGGATTGCAATGTTGTCAGGCATTGCGGTCGCTTTATTAGCAAAAGGAGGCGTCACGCTGCTTGCGAAAGACCCGCATATGACGACTGCGCTTGTCATTGGTACGATTTTAGCTGTATCTTTATTCAAAGGCGTTGCGGTCGGGCCGTTAATTGGTGCGGGCATTGCGTATATGCTCATGAAAATGGTCGATATATTTTCGTGA
- the ytvI gene encoding sporulation integral membrane protein YtvI, with the protein MPTQYVYRSLRFLFVIFVIIAGLASLYYVSTLTYPFLIALAIAFFINPVVDVLEKKAKMPRALAVIVVLIFLLALVAGLVTLLVAEIVTGTQYLATVVPNHFQKLVVYLEQFVASQLIPFYNQLATLFKNLDTSQQDTIMTNIQSVGTKIATTVGQFIQNILQNIPSIIGWLPNFATIFIFSLLATFFISKDWYRLKSLFQKLLPNKVQTSSTKVFTELKKALFGFLKAQATLISITTLIVLVGLLVLRVEYAITIALIIGIVDILPYLGTGLVFVPWIVYAALSGDTHFAIGLGVLYIVVLVQRQVMEPKLLSSNIGLDPLATLIALFVGFKLIGFLGLIVGPVLLVIGRTLHHAGVFQDIWNFIVGKKEA; encoded by the coding sequence GTGCCAACTCAATATGTATATCGCTCCCTTCGCTTTTTATTTGTCATCTTTGTCATCATTGCTGGGTTAGCGAGTTTATATTATGTATCAACGTTAACGTATCCGTTTTTAATTGCGTTAGCGATTGCCTTTTTCATTAATCCAGTTGTGGATGTATTAGAGAAAAAAGCGAAAATGCCGAGGGCGCTAGCGGTCATCGTTGTTTTAATTTTTTTACTTGCACTCGTTGCAGGGCTTGTTACTCTCCTTGTCGCAGAAATTGTGACGGGCACACAATATTTAGCAACAGTCGTTCCAAATCATTTTCAAAAGCTTGTTGTTTATCTAGAACAGTTTGTCGCTAGTCAACTAATTCCATTTTACAACCAGCTAGCTACGCTCTTTAAAAATTTAGATACATCTCAACAAGATACGATTATGACAAACATTCAGTCGGTTGGAACGAAAATTGCGACAACAGTCGGACAATTTATTCAAAATATATTACAAAATATTCCTTCGATTATCGGATGGTTGCCTAATTTCGCGACAATCTTTATTTTTTCATTGCTCGCTACATTTTTCATAAGCAAAGATTGGTATCGTCTAAAATCGTTGTTCCAAAAACTGTTACCAAACAAAGTGCAAACGAGCAGCACAAAAGTGTTTACTGAACTAAAAAAGGCACTGTTTGGCTTTCTTAAAGCGCAAGCCACACTTATTTCTATTACAACGCTCATTGTATTAGTCGGCTTGCTTGTGTTGCGAGTAGAATATGCGATCACGATTGCGCTTATTATCGGCATTGTAGATATTTTGCCGTATTTAGGAACAGGTTTAGTATTCGTTCCATGGATTGTTTACGCAGCGCTGAGCGGTGATACTCATTTTGCCATCGGTCTTGGCGTGCTATATATCGTTGTTCTCGTACAGCGACAAGTGATGGAACCGAAACTTCTTTCTTCTAATATCGGGCTCGATCCATTAGCTACATTAATCGCTTTATTCGTCGGTTTCAAATTGATCGGGTTTCTCGGATTAATCGTTGGACCAGTATTGCTTGTCATTGGACGCACGCTACATCATGCTGGCGTCTTTCAAGACATTTGGAATTTCATTGTTGGCAAAAAAGAAGCATAA
- a CDS encoding FxsA family protein encodes MRNIFFLLFIVIPALEIVVLVLSGKAIGIWPTFAFIVATGIIGAFLAKRQGLHTLQRAKDEWMNGRIPSDALLDGICILVGGTLLLTPGFITDTAGFILLLPFAREKMKPWLVRLFKWMFYTKTWIYIRK; translated from the coding sequence GTGCGTAACATCTTTTTTCTTCTTTTTATCGTTATTCCAGCGTTAGAAATTGTCGTTCTCGTTTTGTCAGGAAAAGCAATCGGGATATGGCCGACATTTGCTTTCATCGTGGCGACAGGCATTATCGGCGCATTTTTAGCAAAAAGGCAAGGATTGCATACGCTTCAGCGCGCGAAGGATGAATGGATGAATGGACGTATCCCAAGCGATGCGCTATTAGATGGGATTTGCATTTTAGTTGGCGGGACGTTATTGTTAACGCCAGGATTTATTACTGATACAGCAGGTTTTATTTTGCTTCTCCCATTTGCGCGCGAAAAAATGAAACCATGGCTCGTCCGTTTGTTTAAGTGGATGTTTTATACGAAAACTTGGATATACATTCGGAAATAA
- the pyk gene encoding pyruvate kinase has product MRKTKIVCTIGPASESVEKLVQLIEAGMNVARLNFSHGSHEEHAARIRNIREASKITGKTVAILLDTKGPEIRTHNMENGAIELKAGSEVTISMKEVLGTPEKFSITYEGLIDDVHVGSTILLDDGLIGLEVLAIDKEAKEIRTKVLNGGVLKNKKGVNVPGVKVKLPGITEKDAEDIRFGIEQGIDFIAASFVRRASDVLEIRELLEEHHALHIQIIPKIENQEGVDNIDEILEVADGLMVARGDLGVEIPAEEVPLVQKELIKKCNALGKPVITATQMLDSMQRNPRPTRAEASDVANAIFDGTDAIMLSGETAAGAYPVEAVQTMHRIALRTEQALQYRDLLSKRSKQSGTTITDAIGQSVAHTALNLDVAAIVTPTVSGHTARMISKYRPKAPIIAVTSNEGVSRKLALVWGVYPRVAQHATSTDEMLDIAVEAALDTRIVKHGDLVVITAGVPVGETGSTNLMKVHMIGDMIAKGQGIGRKSAFGKVVVAKTAEEAVEKMIEGGILVAPATDADMMKALEKAAAIITEEGGLTSHAAVVGLSLGIPVIVGVNNATAILKDGQDITVDASFGAIYRGHASVL; this is encoded by the coding sequence ATGCGCAAAACGAAAATTGTTTGTACGATCGGTCCAGCGAGTGAAAGTGTAGAAAAGCTTGTGCAACTTATTGAAGCAGGAATGAACGTCGCTCGCCTCAACTTCTCGCACGGAAGTCATGAAGAGCATGCAGCGCGCATTCGCAACATTCGTGAAGCGTCAAAAATAACTGGAAAAACGGTAGCGATTTTATTGGATACGAAAGGTCCAGAAATTCGTACGCATAACATGGAAAATGGGGCGATTGAGTTAAAGGCGGGCTCTGAAGTGACGATTTCCATGAAAGAAGTGCTCGGCACGCCTGAAAAATTTTCGATTACTTATGAAGGGCTAATTGATGACGTTCATGTCGGCTCCACCATTTTATTAGATGATGGATTAATCGGATTAGAAGTGTTAGCGATCGATAAAGAGGCAAAAGAAATTCGTACGAAAGTGTTAAACGGTGGCGTACTAAAAAATAAAAAAGGTGTAAACGTCCCTGGTGTAAAAGTGAAGTTGCCGGGCATTACTGAAAAAGACGCAGAAGATATTCGTTTCGGTATTGAACAAGGCATTGATTTCATTGCCGCATCGTTCGTTCGCCGCGCTTCTGACGTGCTTGAAATTCGTGAATTGCTCGAAGAACATCACGCGTTGCACATTCAAATTATCCCGAAAATTGAAAACCAAGAAGGCGTAGACAATATTGACGAAATTTTAGAAGTGGCAGACGGTTTAATGGTTGCTCGCGGAGATTTAGGTGTTGAAATTCCAGCAGAAGAAGTGCCGCTTGTGCAAAAAGAATTAATTAAAAAATGTAATGCGCTCGGAAAACCGGTTATTACAGCGACACAAATGCTTGATTCGATGCAACGCAACCCACGCCCTACTCGTGCGGAGGCAAGCGACGTCGCGAATGCCATTTTTGATGGAACAGATGCGATTATGCTGTCAGGTGAAACAGCAGCAGGTGCTTATCCAGTAGAGGCGGTACAAACGATGCACCGCATTGCTTTGCGCACAGAACAAGCGTTACAATATCGCGACTTATTATCAAAACGAAGCAAACAAAGCGGTACAACGATTACAGATGCCATTGGACAATCGGTTGCTCACACCGCATTAAACTTAGATGTCGCAGCAATTGTTACGCCGACAGTCAGCGGCCATACAGCTCGCATGATTTCGAAATACCGTCCAAAAGCGCCAATTATCGCAGTTACATCAAATGAAGGTGTTTCGCGTAAATTAGCGCTCGTTTGGGGGGTTTACCCACGCGTTGCTCAACATGCCACATCAACAGATGAAATGCTTGATATTGCTGTTGAAGCAGCTCTCGATACACGTATTGTGAAACATGGTGATCTCGTTGTTATTACGGCAGGCGTTCCGGTTGGAGAGACAGGATCGACAAACTTAATGAAAGTGCATATGATTGGCGATATGATTGCAAAAGGTCAAGGCATTGGTCGCAAATCAGCATTTGGAAAAGTTGTTGTAGCAAAAACAGCTGAAGAAGCAGTTGAAAAAATGATTGAAGGCGGTATTTTAGTTGCTCCTGCAACAGATGCGGATATGATGAAAGCGTTAGAAAAAGCTGCTGCGATCATTACAGAAGAAGGTGGCTTAACAAGCCATGCAGCTGTTGTTGGTTTAAGCTTAGGCATTCCGGTCATCGTCGGTGTAAACAACGCAACAGCCATTTTAAAAGATGGACAAGATATTACAGTAGACGCAAGCTTTGGTGCCATTTATCGTGGTCACGCAAGCGTGTTATAA
- the pfkA gene encoding 6-phosphofructokinase — MKRIGVLTSGGDSPGMNAAIRAVVRKAIYHGLEVYGIYHGYAGLIAGNIKKLEIGDVGDIIHRGGTMLYTARCPEFKTLEGQLKGIEQLKKHGIEGLVVIGGDGSYQGAKKLTEHGYPCVGVPGTIDNDIPGTDFTIGFDTALNTVIDAIDKIRDTATSHERTYVIEVMGRHAGDIALWAGLAGGAESILIPEADYDMDEIVARLKRGHERGKKHSIIIVAEGVGSGVEFGKRIEEATGFETRVTVLGHVQRGGSPTAFDRVLASRLGARAVELLLEGKGGRCVGIQNNQLVDHDIIEALAQKHTVDQKMYQLSKELSI; from the coding sequence ATGAAAAGAATTGGTGTGCTTACGAGCGGTGGCGATTCACCAGGAATGAATGCGGCCATTCGCGCAGTTGTTCGAAAAGCAATTTACCATGGATTAGAAGTGTACGGCATTTACCACGGATATGCGGGGTTAATTGCCGGAAACATTAAGAAACTTGAAATCGGGGATGTTGGCGATATTATTCATCGTGGTGGAACGATGTTATATACGGCCCGCTGCCCAGAATTTAAAACGTTAGAAGGACAGTTAAAAGGAATTGAGCAATTGAAAAAGCATGGTATTGAAGGGCTCGTTGTGATCGGTGGTGACGGTTCGTATCAAGGGGCGAAAAAATTAACAGAACACGGCTATCCTTGCGTCGGCGTGCCGGGAACAATTGATAATGACATTCCAGGAACGGATTTTACGATCGGTTTTGATACAGCATTGAATACGGTTATTGATGCAATTGACAAAATTCGTGATACAGCGACATCTCATGAGCGTACATACGTCATTGAAGTCATGGGGCGTCATGCTGGGGACATTGCGCTTTGGGCCGGTCTTGCTGGCGGAGCGGAGAGCATTTTAATTCCAGAAGCAGATTATGATATGGATGAAATTGTTGCGCGTCTGAAACGTGGACATGAACGCGGGAAAAAACATAGTATTATTATTGTTGCTGAAGGTGTCGGTAGCGGTGTGGAATTTGGTAAGCGAATTGAAGAAGCAACAGGCTTTGAAACGCGTGTAACTGTGTTAGGTCACGTCCAACGTGGTGGTTCACCGACAGCGTTTGACCGTGTGCTTGCAAGCCGTTTAGGTGCTCGTGCCGTAGAATTGTTGCTTGAAGGAAAAGGCGGACGTTGTGTCGGCATTCAAAACAATCAACTTGTTGATCATGACATCATTGAAGCGTTAGCACAAAAACATACAGTTGACCAAAAAATGTACCAATTGTCCAAAGAGCTTTCAATTTAA
- the accA gene encoding acetyl-CoA carboxylase carboxyl transferase subunit alpha, protein MAYELEFEKPLVELRKKISELKEFTKHRDVDFSDEINKLEARLEKLENDIYANLSPWDRVQIARHPNRPTTLDYIERLFTNFFECHGDRCFGDDEAIVGGIAKYHGLPVTVIGHQRGKDTKENIRRNFGMPHPEGYRKALRLMKQAEKFGRPIICFIDTKGAYPGKAAEERGQSEAIARNLFEMAGLTVPVVCIVIGEGGSGGALALGVGNYVHMLENSTYSVISPEGAAAILWKDASLAKKAAETMKITAKDLKQLGVIDEMIPEVRGGAHRNVDEQAKYIDDVLQRSLRELLPLNAEQLIAQRYEKYKKIGDFIESQQHVSVM, encoded by the coding sequence ATGGCGTACGAATTAGAATTTGAAAAGCCGCTTGTAGAACTGCGAAAAAAAATTAGCGAACTGAAAGAGTTTACGAAACATCGTGACGTCGACTTTTCAGATGAAATCAATAAGTTAGAAGCGCGACTTGAAAAGCTTGAAAACGATATTTATGCCAATTTGAGCCCATGGGATCGCGTGCAAATTGCTCGGCATCCAAATCGTCCGACAACGCTTGATTATATCGAGCGGTTGTTTACGAACTTTTTTGAATGTCACGGTGATCGCTGCTTTGGCGACGATGAAGCGATTGTCGGAGGCATTGCGAAATATCACGGATTGCCTGTGACAGTCATCGGACATCAACGTGGAAAAGATACGAAAGAAAATATTCGCCGTAATTTTGGCATGCCGCATCCAGAAGGGTATCGAAAAGCGCTTCGTTTAATGAAGCAAGCTGAAAAATTTGGGCGTCCGATTATTTGTTTTATTGATACGAAAGGGGCGTATCCTGGAAAAGCTGCTGAAGAACGCGGACAAAGTGAAGCGATCGCACGAAATTTGTTTGAAATGGCGGGGTTAACTGTCCCTGTCGTATGCATTGTGATCGGTGAAGGCGGAAGCGGCGGTGCGCTTGCACTTGGTGTTGGAAACTATGTCCATATGCTTGAAAATTCAACGTATTCCGTCATTTCGCCAGAAGGGGCAGCGGCTATTTTATGGAAAGATGCATCGTTGGCAAAAAAGGCTGCCGAAACGATGAAAATTACAGCAAAAGATTTAAAGCAGCTTGGCGTCATTGATGAAATGATTCCAGAAGTGCGCGGCGGTGCGCATCGAAATGTTGATGAGCAGGCGAAATATATTGATGACGTTCTTCAACGTTCGTTACGTGAATTGCTTCCGTTAAATGCTGAACAGTTAATTGCACAACGATATGAAAAATATAAAAAGATTGGCGATTTTATTGAGTCACAACAACATGTGTCCGTTATGTAA
- the accD gene encoding acetyl-CoA carboxylase, carboxyltransferase subunit beta: MLKDLFSKKKKYATIPSEQAKQDVPEGIMTKCPKCKKIMYTKELVKNLRVCISCGYHHPMSAPERIACLLDEGTFHEYDRHLLSKNPLDFPQYMEKIEEDREKTKLNEAVVTGEGTINGFPVVIAVMDSRFRMGSMGSVVGEKIARAIERAMEKSVPFIIFTASGGARMQEGVLSLMQMAKTSAALKLFSEQGGLIISVMTHPTTGGVSASFASLGDYNFAEPGALIGFAGRRVIEQTVREELPDDFQTAEFLLKHGQLDAVIPRHELKDRLTNVLDIHQSRGGDEWRTN; this comes from the coding sequence GTGCTGAAAGATTTGTTCTCCAAGAAAAAGAAGTATGCGACCATTCCGTCTGAACAAGCAAAGCAAGATGTACCTGAAGGCATTATGACAAAATGTCCGAAGTGTAAAAAAATTATGTATACGAAAGAATTAGTGAAAAATTTACGCGTTTGTATATCGTGCGGCTATCATCATCCGATGTCTGCTCCTGAACGCATTGCGTGTTTGTTAGATGAAGGGACGTTTCATGAATACGATCGTCACCTTCTTTCTAAAAATCCGCTTGATTTTCCACAGTATATGGAGAAAATTGAGGAAGATCGTGAGAAAACGAAATTGAACGAAGCGGTTGTTACAGGAGAAGGAACGATAAACGGTTTTCCGGTTGTTATTGCAGTGATGGATTCCCGTTTCCGCATGGGGAGTATGGGATCGGTTGTCGGAGAAAAAATTGCACGCGCCATCGAACGAGCGATGGAAAAATCGGTACCTTTTATTATTTTTACCGCTTCAGGTGGAGCGCGGATGCAAGAAGGTGTATTAAGTTTAATGCAAATGGCGAAAACAAGCGCTGCATTAAAACTATTTAGCGAACAAGGTGGACTCATCATTTCAGTCATGACCCATCCAACGACAGGTGGCGTATCAGCAAGTTTCGCCTCGCTTGGAGATTATAACTTTGCTGAACCGGGGGCGTTGATCGGTTTTGCGGGAAGACGAGTCATCGAACAAACGGTTCGGGAAGAGTTGCCTGATGATTTTCAAACAGCGGAATTTTTATTGAAACATGGACAATTAGATGCTGTTATTCCGCGTCATGAATTAAAAGATAGATTAACGAATGTATTAGACATTCACCAATCGCGAGGTGGAGACGAATGGCGTACGAATTAG
- a CDS encoding FadR/GntR family transcriptional regulator, whose protein sequence is MTTSKVYIETFWQIHRMIEEAGLQPGDRLPSERELADRLRVGRSSVREALRALELLGLIETRRGEGTFMKPFGDHQLIQLLGSFILQGNREKRDLIETKIFIERICLQLACERLTDEKLELISQTEHTYHSFFRRIVEATDNYLLLRIWLVLNDFFEHVYTMNLPSEFYKQMRIALQKRSCEEAVAIYEQYVMQKMSKEN, encoded by the coding sequence ATGACTACTTCTAAAGTATACATTGAAACGTTTTGGCAAATTCATCGCATGATTGAAGAAGCAGGTCTTCAACCTGGTGATCGATTGCCATCTGAACGAGAGTTAGCCGACCGATTACGAGTCGGACGCTCTTCTGTTCGTGAAGCGTTGCGGGCGTTAGAGTTGCTTGGATTAATTGAAACGCGCCGCGGGGAAGGAACGTTTATGAAACCGTTTGGCGACCATCAGCTCATTCAACTACTTGGCTCGTTTATTTTGCAAGGAAATCGGGAAAAACGAGATTTAATAGAAACAAAAATATTCATAGAGCGCATATGCTTACAACTTGCTTGCGAGCGACTGACAGATGAAAAGCTTGAGCTTATATCACAAACGGAACATACGTACCATTCATTTTTCCGACGGATTGTAGAAGCCACCGATAACTATTTATTGTTGCGCATTTGGCTTGTGTTAAACGACTTTTTTGAGCACGTATATACGATGAATCTCCCTTCCGAGTTTTATAAACAAATGCGGATCGCACTACAAAAACGGTCTTGTGAAGAAGCGGTTGCTATTTATGAGCAATACGTGATGCAAAAAATGTCGAAAGAGAATTGA
- a CDS encoding NAD(P)-dependent malic enzyme, with the protein MSLFKEALHMHERYQGKLEVKAKVPLRNAYDLSLAYSPGVAEPCKAIHAEPSKIYDYTLKANTVAVVSNGSAVLGLGNIGADAALPVMEGKAVLFKSFAGVDAFPICLNTSDVEQMIQTVKLLEPTFGGINLEDIAAPHCFTIEERLKREMNIPVFHDDQHGTAIVTVAGLMNALKLVNKKIEDIQVIINGAGAAGIAIMKLLRCYGVKHIIMCDSKGAIYEGRPYGMNEIKHEIAQWTNDEKKAGTLQEVIVGADVFIGVSVAGALTASMVETMNRDAIIFAMANPTPEIMPEEALQAGATVVGTGRSDYPNQVNNVLAFPGIFRGALDVRAKQINEQMKMAAVEAIAHLITEDELRADYVIPAPLDPRVAPAVAAAVAKAAIETGVAQVIVDPKEVEKRTRQLAVIAGESEHDYF; encoded by the coding sequence GTGTCGTTGTTTAAAGAAGCGCTTCATATGCATGAGCGTTATCAAGGGAAGCTCGAAGTAAAAGCGAAAGTGCCGTTAAGAAATGCTTACGATTTAAGCTTAGCGTATTCTCCTGGTGTAGCAGAACCGTGCAAAGCCATTCATGCCGAACCGAGCAAAATATATGATTATACGTTAAAAGCGAACACAGTGGCGGTCGTTTCCAATGGGAGTGCAGTGTTAGGGCTTGGAAATATTGGGGCAGACGCAGCATTGCCAGTGATGGAAGGAAAGGCGGTGCTCTTTAAAAGTTTCGCTGGGGTTGATGCATTCCCTATTTGTTTAAATACATCAGATGTGGAACAAATGATTCAAACGGTCAAATTGCTTGAGCCGACATTTGGAGGCATTAACTTAGAAGATATTGCTGCTCCGCATTGTTTTACGATTGAGGAACGATTAAAGCGAGAAATGAACATTCCTGTTTTTCATGATGATCAACATGGAACAGCGATTGTAACTGTTGCTGGTTTAATGAATGCGTTAAAGTTAGTGAACAAAAAAATAGAAGATATTCAAGTGATCATTAACGGAGCGGGAGCAGCAGGAATTGCGATTATGAAGCTGCTTCGTTGTTACGGGGTTAAACATATCATCATGTGCGATTCAAAAGGGGCGATTTATGAAGGGCGCCCATACGGAATGAATGAGATCAAACATGAAATTGCCCAATGGACAAACGATGAGAAAAAAGCAGGAACGTTACAGGAAGTCATCGTTGGTGCGGATGTATTTATTGGTGTGTCTGTTGCAGGAGCATTGACAGCGAGCATGGTTGAAACGATGAATCGGGATGCAATCATTTTTGCGATGGCAAACCCGACGCCAGAAATTATGCCGGAAGAGGCATTGCAAGCAGGGGCAACAGTTGTTGGGACAGGACGTTCCGACTATCCGAATCAAGTGAATAACGTGTTGGCGTTTCCGGGTATTTTCAGAGGTGCTCTTGATGTACGCGCCAAACAAATTAATGAACAAATGAAAATGGCCGCTGTAGAAGCCATTGCGCATTTAATTACAGAAGATGAATTGCGTGCTGATTATGTTATTCCTGCTCCTCTCGATCCGCGTGTCGCTCCAGCTGTTGCTGCTGCAGTGGCGAAAGCCGCCATCGAAACAGGCGTTGCACAAGTGATTGTTGATCCAAAAGAAGTAGAAAAGCGAACACGACAATTAGCTGTGATTGCAGGTGAGAGTGAACATGACTACTTCTAA